The Candidatus Neomarinimicrobiota bacterium DNA window CCAGGATATATAACCAACCCCACCACCTAGAAAAATTCTGGTGCCTATACCAATAGTCTTATAAAATGGGTCATTTAAAAGCGGAGACAATTGACCGGCGCTGGAGTAATTGGCATTTCCCATCCTTGGTCTTAAAACGCCCAAATATGTATAAATCACTTTATCCGAAAGATTTACAGCAACATTATAGTTTTGATAACTATTTCGCGGGTTATAAAGAATAGCATTTCGAAGATTTTTAATATTTATAAATTCATCCAGCTCTTTGCCCGGATAGCAATCTGTACCGTATGCTTCAACTTTTAAATGAACATCTTTACCCGCAACCAGATCCTCAATTACATGTCCTCCACCATATCTAAACCTACCAGGATAATATTTATTTTTTGGATCATCCTCAGGTAGCGCCGTCGCCCCTATTAAGACATCAAGCGCAGCATATCCTGCATATGCTGGTACATCATTAAGATAACACTTACCGCCACCTATTTTTATCGTAGGTTTCCTTGGACCTATATTGAAATAAGCACCACTGGAGCACATTGGACCGAAGGTCCCCGTAGTTACTACGTCTACCTCCTTTACAGCACGAGACTCGCCCTTTTTCCTTACTATTTCTATCATCTCCTCTGCTGTGACAACTACTGCTTTACCAGATTTTATTTTCTCATTAATTTCCTGAATTGTCTTTCCCATATCAGGCTACCCTCATTGTTAAAATATTCTGGGAAAGTTAAAAATTTTAATAATAGTTTGAAAATTAAAATAATAAAGACACAATTTAATAAAGACCAAAGATTTGTTATTTCTTGCTAATTATCGATTATAGCTTTTGAAAAATGGGCTATACTGGTATTTTTATGGGTAAAGGCTTAATCCACCGAGAAAAAACATGATAGCTGTTCTTAGATTTTCATATCTCTTAAAACACCTGGCTGTAAAAATAATCTCTTGAATAATCGAATTCATTGTCTCTGATATCGAATTGGTAATCTTATGTATGACATAATTGATTATACCTGATGTATGTTTGATAAAAAGATTTACTACCTCAATAATTGGCCTTAATCCCGTCTCTCTTGCATTATAAACCCACTCTGTAAAAAAGAACTTTGCATCATTTATTGATTGACTGTTAAAATATTCTCTGAAGTTCTCTTTCACTAACCATGCTTGAGAGGTCTTTAGATTAATATCACGTATCTGTTGAAATCTTGTCCTTTGCTTATCAGTCCACTTCTCTTGATTCTTAAGAAAGATATATCGACTACCCTTGAGAATCTTTCTCTCTTTAATAGATATAGCCCTCATCTCTTCTCTTCTTACTGAATCAACCGCATTGTTCAGATATTTCATTAAATGAAATCTATCGTGGACTATATCTGCTGACTTTAAACATTCTCTGGTAGCATTTATGTATGGTCTCCACATATCCATGCAAACCGCTTTTACTCCCTCTCGTTGCTTTGTGTCTAATGTGTTTCTGATTAACGATAAAGCCGAACTTTTTTGTCTACCTTCAATAAGTCCTAATACACGCTTTTTATCAATATCTGTTAACACTGTTATGTAACTATGTCCTCGACGATAACTCTTCTCATCTATACCTACATAACTTATCTCTCCACTCAACTCCCGACGGGATAAACCCCTCTCTACAGCCCTTTGCATTATCCTGTGTACCTGATCAAAACTTATTCGTAATATCTCTCCTACCTTCTTCTGTTTCTTAAATAACAATAACATGTCTATGGCTAATCTCTCAAATAAAATTGTAAAACGACTATGAGACTCCGACCAGGGAACTTCTATACTTAATACACCATGCTTTGAACATTTAACCCGTGGAACTGAACATACTATAAAGGTCTTTAGTTGACAGGTATCTAAGTGCCTCCATCTCCTCTCCCTTCGATGATCGTAAATACTACATTCTCTACCACACTCAGGACATTTCGCTGTGTTAGACACGTATTCAACCTTAACAAGAACCTCTTCATCTTCAAGAGAAAGTTCAACCCCGGTAACTTCCCAGGGATATTCAATCCCTAATATCTGCTGATATAATTCCTTGCTCTTCATACCTAATTCTAACTATTTATCCACACAAAATCCAGTAGTGCCGAAAAATGAAATAAAGAAACAACTTAATAAATATAGCCTTTCTATATGTAGTTTTGTCAAACGCTTAAATATGAATTTGGTTAATCAGTTTGCATCGGGATATAAAATTTAATACAATGGTAGTATCTTAGCACTCATTTAAATACATATTGTTTTAATTATCCAACAATAAATGTATTGTCAGTGTGTTATCTATAAATTATAAAAGAATCTCATCTGCGTGCATGATATCGGAGAATTCTTCGTTTTTAATTCTCTCAATATTTCTATTTGCTTTGCCGAGTGCATCGATTATGTAACGATTGGCAATATAGATCTTTCTATTATTAATTTCTGCTTCATCCAGAAGTAAATATCCGATATATAGGTAACTGTATAACTCCACAAGGTCCTGTGCTGCTACATCCTGAAAATCGTTATCCTTCTTTTCTCTAACATATTCCAGAGACTCCAGAAATATCTCCCTTATTTTCTTCAAAATTTCGTTCAATCTACTAAGATTTCCCCGATACTGCTTATTCATCTTTTCATTAAAATAATCCTGAAGAATATCATTTATAACACCACCTATCGCTGCTACTATTTGCATCTGAGATGTACCTTCGTAAATATTTGTTATCCTTACATCACGATAAAGTCTTTCAATTGTAAAATCTTTCATATAGCCAGTACCACCATGAATTTGGAGGGCATCATAACATATTTTATTTGACGTCTCTGTAATTACATATTTTGTCATCGGAGTAAGCATATTGGCAATTTTAGTAACCTCTTTCAACCTTTTGTTATCCTCAGAAAAATCTTTTCCGACGGCTTTATATTTTTTTATCTTTTTCTCAAGAGCATTTTTTAAATCCACCCAATAAGACGTAGAATACAATAAAGACCTACATGCTTCAAGCGATACTTTCATATCAATCAGCATATTTGTTACCACAGGTATATCGTAAATTGGACGTCCAAACTGTACCCTTTCCCTTGCATATTTCAAAGCCTCTTCATAAGCTGCCTGAGCTATGCCCAGAGCCTGAGCGGAGACACCAAGTCTTGCTCCATTCATCAAATCCATAACATATTTTATTAATCCAAACTTTCTTTGCCCAATCATCTGTGCAGGTGTATCGTTGAACTGTAGTTCACATGTAGGTGATCCGTGAATTCCAAGTTTATCCTCAATCCTTCTAACTACTAGTGAATCGTCATTGTAGCAGACAAATAAACTTAAACCTCTTGCATCTTTTGTCCCTGGCTCGGAGCGTGCTAATACAAGCAATACATCGCCACATCCGTTTGTAATAAATCTCTTCACGCCTCTCAAACGCCATGTACCATTCTCATCTTGATACGCAGAAAGTTTAACAGCCTGTAAATCAGATCCTGCATCGGGCTCTGTCAAAGCCATAGCACCTGTAAATTTGCCACTTGCAAATCCAGGGAGAAATTCCCTCTTCTGCTCCTCACTACCATATTTATTTATTGTCTCCGCTATATCCTGAAGCCCAAATAAATTCATTAGCGACGCGTCAGCACGGGAAACCATTTCTATCGCCATCATGTAAATCGATGTAGGAAAATTTAACCCACCATATTCCCTTGGCAGAGTCATTCCCATCAGTTCAGCCTGAGACAATCTATTAAGATTTTCTTTTGTCCCTTCGGCATAATAAACCTTTCCATCTACTAATCTATTACCCTCTCTATCAACATCTTCCGCACTTGGCGCAATAATATTTGCTGAAATATCACCCACAATTTCCAAAACTTTTCTATAACTATCCATCGCATCTCCGTAGTCGGATGGTGCATAGGGAAATCTCTCCGTCTGTGTATAATCATCCTCAATAATTCTTACTATCTCTTCCAGATTTAGTTTTTCAAAGTGAAAAAGTAAATCCTTATTATCTATAAAAAAATTCTCCATAACCCTTACCTCAATTTATGTTTAAAGACCTCAATAAACATTGGAATTACTTCCATGGCATTACCAACAATTTTATAATGGGCAATGTCAAAAATTGGTGCCTCTGGATCTGTATTTATTGCTATTATCTTCTTTGCCTCTTGCATGCCAGCTCTATGCTGTATTGCACCCGAAATACCACAAGCAATATACAACTTCGGTCTAACAGTTACCCCTGTTTGCCCAATTTGTCTCTCATGTTCTATAAAACCAGCATCAACAGCTGCTCTGCTACCACCAACTTCACCACCCAATAGATGTGCAAGCTCATACAAAATTTTAAAATTCTCCCTCGAACACATCCCGTATCCACCTGCCACTATAATCTGGGCTGACTTCAGATCAACTTTTTTCTCGGATCTACACTGCTCTACGATTTTTATAACTTCATCGATAGAATCAGATTTATACTCAAAACGGGTTATTTTCCCTTCGTTGTAACCCGGGATTTCAACCTTTTCCATCACTCCTTCGCGTACCGTCGCCATCTGAGTCGGGCTATCCGGCGAGAT harbors:
- a CDS encoding acyl-CoA dehydrogenase family protein, with the translated sequence MENFFIDNKDLLFHFEKLNLEEIVRIIEDDYTQTERFPYAPSDYGDAMDSYRKVLEIVGDISANIIAPSAEDVDREGNRLVDGKVYYAEGTKENLNRLSQAELMGMTLPREYGGLNFPTSIYMMAIEMVSRADASLMNLFGLQDIAETINKYGSEEQKREFLPGFASGKFTGAMALTEPDAGSDLQAVKLSAYQDENGTWRLRGVKRFITNGCGDVLLVLARSEPGTKDARGLSLFVCYNDDSLVVRRIEDKLGIHGSPTCELQFNDTPAQMIGQRKFGLIKYVMDLMNGARLGVSAQALGIAQAAYEEALKYARERVQFGRPIYDIPVVTNMLIDMKVSLEACRSLLYSTSYWVDLKNALEKKIKKYKAVGKDFSEDNKRLKEVTKIANMLTPMTKYVITETSNKICYDALQIHGGTGYMKDFTIERLYRDVRITNIYEGTSQMQIVAAIGGVINDILQDYFNEKMNKQYRGNLSRLNEILKKIREIFLESLEYVREKKDNDFQDVAAQDLVELYSYLYIGYLLLDEAEINNRKIYIANRYIIDALGKANRNIERIKNEEFSDIMHADEILL
- a CDS encoding homocysteine biosynthesis protein; this translates as MGKTIQEINEKIKSGKAVVVTAEEMIEIVRKKGESRAVKEVDVVTTGTFGPMCSSGAYFNIGPRKPTIKIGGGKCYLNDVPAYAGYAALDVLIGATALPEDDPKNKYYPGRFRYGGGHVIEDLVAGKDVHLKVEAYGTDCYPGKELDEFINIKNLRNAILYNPRNSYQNYNVAVNLSDKVIYTYLGVLRPRMGNANYSSAGQLSPLLNDPFYKTIGIGTRIFLGGGVGYISWYGTQHNPDVERTERGVPKRPAGTIAVIGDLKQMSPEYLKGASITGYGASLYVGMGIPIPILDEEMAFYTSVSDVDIYAPVVDYSRAYPQGTGEIIKEVTYKELRSGEIKICGKGIPTGSLASYYMARKIANELKKWIEEGKFLLTEPVERLPGWEKEVKIIR
- a CDS encoding ISL3 family transposase translates to MKSKELYQQILGIEYPWEVTGVELSLEDEEVLVKVEYVSNTAKCPECGRECSIYDHRRERRWRHLDTCQLKTFIVCSVPRVKCSKHGVLSIEVPWSESHSRFTILFERLAIDMLLLFKKQKKVGEILRISFDQVHRIMQRAVERGLSRRELSGEISYVGIDEKSYRRGHSYITVLTDIDKKRVLGLIEGRQKSSALSLIRNTLDTKQREGVKAVCMDMWRPYINATRECLKSADIVHDRFHLMKYLNNAVDSVRREEMRAISIKERKILKGSRYIFLKNQEKWTDKQRTRFQQIRDINLKTSQAWLVKENFREYFNSQSINDAKFFFTEWVYNARETGLRPIIEVVNLFIKHTSGIINYVIHKITNSISETMNSIIQEIIFTARCFKRYENLRTAIMFFLGGLSLYP
- a CDS encoding electron transfer flavoprotein subunit alpha/FixB family protein is translated as MSENSNVWVFIEQRDGKPADVSFELLSKGRKLANTLNEKLVAVLLGYKVENIAKETFRFGADEVLLIDHEKLKYYLTLPYARVIIDLVTRLKPRVVIFGATHIGRDLAPRVASATRSGLTADCTDLQISDVRYLGKEYKNLLLQIRPAFGGNIIATIISPDSPTQMATVREGVMEKVEIPGYNEGKITRFEYKSDSIDEVIKIVEQCRSEKKVDLKSAQIIVAGGYGMCSRENFKILYELAHLLGGEVGGSRAAVDAGFIEHERQIGQTGVTVRPKLYIACGISGAIQHRAGMQEAKKIIAINTDPEAPIFDIAHYKIVGNAMEVIPMFIEVFKHKLR